In the Anomaloglossus baeobatrachus isolate aAnoBae1 unplaced genomic scaffold, aAnoBae1.hap1 Scaffold_3276, whole genome shotgun sequence genome, CGTACCCTTTCCTATCCAGGTGCCCAGCAGACTAACACACACTTTCCCATTGTCATAGAGGTTTGGATTCAGCCTTCCACTGCATTGGGACAGATAGCGGAAGAGGGGCGGCACGGCTGGATAGATGCTGGGCAGCTGAATGTCAAATAAAAACAGGCCATCCTCATATGGGGTTCGGGTGGGACCTTTAATAAAGGCAGAAAACAGGTCCATCCTGTCTTCAAAGGTCTTCACCATGATGCCATCGGGGAGGGATGTGGCAAGCAGAGCCATTTCCTTGCGTACGGTGCTGAAGAATTTCTTTGCTTCTGGCGCCTGGAACTCCAGCTTCTTGAAGACATGGCTCTCTGGCGCAGTCTCCAGCACGGAGAACACCTCTCCTTTAGCACTTGTGAATATGACGCCAGGTTTGCCCCCACACTGCTGGCACAGGACAGGTGTGTCGCTAGGCCATTCAGAGCGGACGGGTGTCTGCGCTTCTGCTTTATCGTCTTTTTCCGCCTCTGGTGCAGATTCCATCTTCTCCTCTTCTGCAATGGCCACATTATCAAGTGTCTTCTTCAGATTTTCCTGTAACTTTTTGATATCATCCAGGAATTTTTTTTCCCTAGTAAATTTCTCAGGCTCGGCAATGGGGGAGGTTGGAGAACCAGTGAGCAACTGTTCTACAGTCATATTTTTCAAACTTTCCAGGATCTTAATAGCCTCCTTCAGCTCCTTGAAGCTCTTTACTATGCCCTCCTTCTCATTCACTTTGCCTACAAGCCCAGGGACCACTACGGTAGCCACAGACGTTCCTTGCCCTGGGTCATCATTCTCTGTCTGTGGAGCTTGTTCTGCAGAAGCACTTGGATTCGGTGCTTCCTCTGCTGCTTCGGCAGCAACACGCGAGTGTTCGTCCTCCGTTAAGCCATTGTCTGTCTCCCAGCTGTCACTGTCGTCTTCCCACTCATCAGAGGAGGCACCACTGGTGCTACTTTCCACAGAGTCATAGAAAGACTCATCCAGCTCAGACTCCACATTATACAGACACTGAGGAAGGGTGATGGTCCTGGAGTGGTCAGCCCAAATGACTTCTACTTTACTACTAACATCTACACGGGCAACTTGTCCCACTGAAGGCTGGCTGCCATCAGCATGTGAGCTGCCGATATATATCACAATATCTGTGGCTCGGAAATGGAAGTCTGGATGGTCAGCAATGTCATAGACACTGACATCATCTTCTTCGCCAACGACCTCGACATCAGTGGCTCCAGAATTCAACATGATCCATTTGACAACACATGTCCGCCCTGTGTGATCTCCGGACTGCACCACACCGTAGATGCAAGGATCCTGCAACGTGTGCCCTCTCTTATCCACCACAAAATCGCCTGGACAGAACTCATTGTTGTCCATGTGATGAATAGGGATCAGCTCATTGGACCGAATGCTGGTTTCCACACTTCCATCTTGCCACATGACGTCCGCTGTTGACACCGTGGTGATTATTTCTACAGCCACCCTGTCCCCCGTTTTAAACTCTCTGTACACCttgctcttctttttctttttgtgcTTTCTCTTCAGATTTCGGATGGACAGAGGGATACTCTTCTTCCGCCCAGGCCCACTGCCACTTTTTGAGGAGGCTGTAGAACTCGCCGATGAAGTTACAGAACTGGTGTCATCCGTGTCTTCTGCCGCCTCGTCATCTGCATCCTGCTCACTGGGCTGTATAGGCAAGTCCTGAAACATCTCCTGGACGTTGCCCAGTACCTGAGTCCGCACAGAACATTCCTCACACCTTGGGGCTTCCCTCATTTCCTTATCGGGGGCAGGGTCATCTTGTAGGCTGCCTTCCTCCATTATCTCAGTGCTAAAAGCGTGTCTTTTCAGTAGCTCTGCTGGGTTGGTATGCTCTTGCGTGCATGAGATAATCTTCACAATTTGCCTCTCCCGCAACTTTTCTCCTTGCTTTCGAGTGCTAGTCATCTCTCCAAGCAGGCAATTCTTCTCCAGACTCTCACATAAGAGTTTAGTGGGTTCTACCATGGTTGGGAAGATGTACAAACAGCGCTCTCCCAGCTGCCGCTGTGTGTGGTCAAAGGAGCCGAGCCTCTTCACCTTGTGCAAGTTTTCTTGCGTTATAACAGACGATGGAGGGTCCATAGAATCTGAACCCCCAAGACAAAAGCTTTTTGTAATCCAGGTTATTCTCAGCTCTGTTACTTGCACCTCTTCAACGCCAACTCGGAACTTGCTCTTGGCGCTCAGGACTGGCTTCATGCCAGAAAGCCACTGAACGTTTGTGAAAACTTTGGATGGACCGATAAGCACTTGGCCTGGGTAGAAGCCATAGGAGTCATCAAAAAACAGGCCCGTGTCATTGGCGTGTGGACAGACATCATACAGTTTAGAGGCATCTTCTGTACTCATAGAGCACCTCGCTCCATTAGACAACTTTAGAATAACTTGGTTTTTAAGGTCATAGACTTTTCCCAACCAGCAGTCATATACAATGTAATCTCCATACATGATGGGCCATATGTGCTGCAGGTCCCTGCTGTTGACTGGATATAGGAAGCAGCTGGTCCCCACCACTTTTACCATACAGTCTATGTTTACATCAATGACAGTGCCGCACTGACCGTCCTTTGAACTCATGCGACGCACGGCATCCCTGGGCACTAAAGACCGGTCCTCCAGTTTTAGCTTGGTCTCCTTCACGTCCTGCCTGATGCCCTCCGGGTACCACTGCACCCGCACATAGCCCCTCTTCAGAGGCCCGAACCTGCTGGCCTCCCCCACAGGGTCGGATGCCGGGCTCCCCTGCTCTCCCCCGCCGGCGACGCCGCCCTTCCTTCGGCCCCCGCTGGCCCCCTCTTCCACCACATCCTCCTCTTCCTCGCTCTCAGAGTCCTCCCCATGGATGAGCCTCACCAGGCCGAACCGGTTCTGGCCACTGTACGTGCCGAACACCAGGTCATGTGAGAAGaggagcctctgggagccatcgctGCCGGACAGCGGGGGGGACCCGCCTGTCACCGGGGATGAGGGCTCCGCCGTATCCGCCATTGTTGTTGTCCGGAAGAGAACAGAGGAgcccctcatttctttatagtagttttattggaacaaatgaatctgacttcttcctttgcctacaaagagatgcagtatctatctatctatctatctatccatctttctatctatcatgtatctattatatatctatctatccatctttctatctatcatgtatctattatatatctatctatccatctttctatctatcatgtatctattatatatctatccatctttctatctatcatgtatctattatatatctatccatctttctatctatcatgtatctattatatatctatctatccatctttctatctatcatgtatctattatatatctatctatccatctttctatctatcatgtatctattatatatctatccatctttctatctatcatgtatctattatatatctatccatctttctatcatgtatctattatatatctatctatcatgtatctatctatctatcatgtatcttctatatatctatcatgtatctatctatctatcatgtatctatccatctttctatctatcatgtatctattatatatctatctatcatgtatctatctatctgtctatcatgtatctatcatgtatctatctatctctctatcatgtatctattatctatatatttatcatgtatctatctatcacgtatctatcatgtatcatctatctattatctatcatgtatccatctattatctatctatctatctatctatcatgtatctgttatttatcatgtatctattatctatctctctatctttctatctatcatgtatctatctctatatctatcatctaacatgtatctatctattatctatcatgtatccatcTATCAATTATGTATCTATGTCTCTTTGTATCTTTCATGtatatatctatccctccatctatctatctatcatgtacctgtctatctattatctagcatgtatctatttatctatctagtatttatctaactatctatctattcctctatctatctatctatctatctatctatctatctatctatcatgtagctatctatctttctatcatttagctatctctctatcatgtagctatctatctttctagctgaataatctgcttctggcttctcAACTGCAAtacacaggtcaagattaccaaatcttcctatgtctttCAATACGGGCAGTGGCTCAATGTTAGATCTGCTGCTTATGGACAatgagttcgagtcctggccgtcccggaaacccagagcagatgagaatttaatttaatttattcactgcactgaggggaggagccgggacaacagCTGTGAGCCGTGAGACTATGGGAGAGAGCCTTCAAATTGGGACAGTCCGACATAATTCAGGACGGTTGGGAGGCATGAGTAGATGCtaaagtgtacgggctccttccaggtatgacataattTCAAATGTTCTAAATGCAGCCCAATGTTTCCAGCTGGAACAAACATTATTCTTCTAAGTCCACGGAGTCGTTTATAATAGAAGcgagggtctgggggtaagacacCCCCCCAAATAGAGCTGGGGTGCTGGGGGGGGCCAAACCCTCCTCTTACATGATTACAGTAGACCGGAGTAAACGcatactaacctggaaggagcccatacattctaggctcaacccttaCAGGACTGGCTAAGATTAAGATTAACTCTTAATTCAAAATGTGTATGCCCCATCAGTAAGGTGTATGCCCCATCCCAACAATAATACATGGTGGACTATggaggatgtgtggcgccctggactagccaggtcgtcacaggtactacaacacacacccccaccctgagacaggcacatcagccagacacaaaatccttgttgcctccctccaggggctgatgtccacaccaggtggggtggagccaggcggttggccccacccactgaggagttcacagtcctggaggcgggaaaaggacgtcagatcagttagggaagtacaaGTGAGAGGAATGAAGTAGTGGTGAAGGAGTaaagaggagtaaactgaccgtgtccgggtgtgtggcccgggcactaagagcaaggttggcagacggtggtggccgtctgcaggagaggcgaatcaacgcggaaccgtaggaccggggtcgggcggtggcccgccggtaccgaaccggggagcgaagtgaagccagcacacaccggcagggcctgcggaccccgatgaggcttggagtcgccgttaagaggtcaaatatgtcagtgaccggaaccccaggggtttcctaacatccaagacccgatagaaggcaaccgtcctaccagaagaaggaaatacagctaccgccacagctagagttccaagggccagagcctgcgggcaaaagggctcctccggcacatatacacgctggggagcgggttaccgttgggaagccatcgggaccgaacatacacaaaggtgcagggaaaggcagccaccaccaaccgtccgggagaaaccacagcagccggctgcgggacccgtccatccagccgtttggtttaccagatactttgcgtacatttgtggctgagtgagtacaaccgtgccatccggcaccgcgctgcgcagtccaggcgaccctgcaccttgccagccctgcctccccgtcacctcaccgggccccgggaccaccaacccctacacatggagggggaaaacaacatcccagctgctccctaccatcgctcccgggatccccgtcagcagcagcggtggtgcccaacctcaccacaacccgtgggtggctgggtggcgtcacggactaaaatcccccaaaccaaccacccctttcactcacgggcgaggagcgccgctcgagaccccggatccggcccaccactccagccaccgagcagccatcgcagcagcgccggacccgagcgttagcgagcgcagcggcatcctccccgccctcgacaacttggcgtcacaaacaggatcttactgttctaccggctggtagaagtgcgccttgtgctccGCCGGCAGTGTCCaggcgaaaaatttcagaatccgccatcttgggcgcaaagattttcccgcttgagcgtcttctcgagcagtggaggcgcgaaagctgaagccccgcacctgaagaggaggtgccgagaaaagaccaagggggggacggatggcgtccggccgcatataAACCGAGGCCAttaaagcaaggacgccaggactctgccgccatttggttcctggaagataccgctgccaccatgcaccgtccgtccgatagccccgcagtccccgagcccgcacccggcaccgcagcgtgggtagaAATCCGGACCGTCCAtctgagcagccgtctgcaggtgaaagtgcagctcctcctgaaggagtgggaggccgacatggcggatgtggtggcggccatacggagacgcgaggtggaggaaaacTTGGAGGAGcgagtaagtgacccacgcccctgtgtccctacaggatcggtcgctgcggctgaggggcccggtctgcgcccgctcaccctgctgcctcccccgctacccgtgttggctgctaccgccccgccactaggcccgctacccctacaaccagtagcggaaccctgcctgtccgcccgaaCGGACCAGCCTGCAGAAGAGGTCCGCAGATGACCCGAACCGCTTCcttggaagctcccgagggcagcgtcagTCTGCGAAGACACACCGGTGGTATCGGAAGTGACCACACCCAGTACCGTCCCGGCTTCGGTGATCCGTCCCGTCCAGGaggaggctcagcaggtgaggacccctgtacccataccccacgtctcggctgaggctgcgccgggtcgtcgctgtgaggcagcaccccaggccatgacacagcgggaccttccacagaggatgccagtagtgggcagtgtgtagGAGGgcatgcggggcccgacccgcgcgtaggggcaggcagacgccccttactgggacagggagccgagacAACTGGGctgggaaatcgcggagagggagaagcggaaggctgagatGATAGCCCGCACGATCCAGGAGAAGGAAAACCTCTGCAGAGCCACCTTCCTGGTACGGGGCCCAATATACGAGGGCCAGGTACGAAGATTCGAcccccgccgggggtatggatttattttcgaaccgggcctggacgccgaggtgtttgtggcccgccgggatgtcaatgcccatctaccagagggccacccaggccgtaacttgctcccaggtgatctggtgacatacacgcggcactgtggagagaggggctggtatgccctggatgccaagctgagaggaggccaggaggcccaagaaccggcccagccccctcctccatcctgtggtgtggacttgaagtaaggcagcggtccctccgttgcaccgttgtccccgttgtccccgttgggaccaccagtaccgttaccctgttaagtaaatgaatgaatcagaccgagcaaataacctgattgacaccgtgattgacccggccgttgccggcaagatgtccccgcagggaccctttgttaccgttggcatgaggaactcttcatggacatgcctgagaacttgcagggcacccacgaactggtgggattgtacataagttgggggcatgttttccattgccgcctccggagaggcagatttggaggatgggcctggaggaaagtgatggcccaggcccgccactaccgtaaccgatggcgatcctccgggggtcaggggtcccccatggacgtggggtcccctgaagtgacagccgggtgcgaggcaccgtacccgttcccgctcgggcagcctggatctggactggggtcaaggggtgctgcccacttcttaggggcagcatcagggctaggttgcttgggttggAGAGcagaagccgtccgtccgttattattaaaaatgtatatatatgtgttttgcaacgtttaagtggcaTGCCCCCCGTAAGGGAAGGTTTGAAATCCATACTGtgttgtttttatatctttacagttgaaaagaaaaataaaaccggtgatggacgggcagcccgcggacggtctgcatttaaccaagggggaatgtggcgccctggactagccaggtcgtcacaggtactacaacacacccccccaccccgagacaggcacatcagccagacacaaaatccttgttgcctccctccaggggctgatgtccacaccaggtgcggtaaagccaggcggttggccccacccactgaagagttcacagtcccggaggcgggaaaaggaagtcagatcagttagggaagaacaagtgagaggagtgaagtagtggtgaaggagtaaagaggagtaaactgaccgtgtccgggtgtgtggcccgggcactaagagcaaggttggcagacggttgtggccgtctgcaggacaggcgaatcaacgcggaactgtaggaccggggtcggttggtggcccgccggtaccgaaccggggagcgaagtgaagccagcacacaccggcagggcctgcagaccccgaccaggcttggagtcgccgttaagaggtcaaatccatcaatgaccagaaccccaggggtttcctaacatccaagacccgatagaaggcaaccgtccgaccagaagaaggaaatacagctaccgccacagctagagttccaagggccagagcctgcgggcaaaagggctcctccggcacatatacacgctggggagcgggttaccgttgggaagccatcgggactgaacatacacaaaggtgcagggaaaggtagccaccaccaaccgtccgggagaaaccacagcagccggctgcgggacccatccatccagccgtttggtttacctgagactttgcgtacatttgtggctgagtgagtagaaccgtgccatccggcaccgcgctgcgcagtccaggcgaccctgcaccttgccagccctgcctccccgtcacctcaccgggcccaccaaccctacccacggagggggaaaacaacatcccagctgctccctaccatcgctcccgggatccccgtcaccagcagcggtggtgcccaatctcaccacaacccgtgggtggcgtcacggactaaaatcccccaaaccaaccacccctttcacttacgggcgaggagcgccgctcgagtccccggatccggcccaccactcgagccaccgagcagccatcgcagcagcgccggacccgagcgttagcgagcgcagcgcagtggcgtccaccCCGCCCGCAAcagatgcgttataatacataatACAATACCCCCTCTTCCACCACATCCTCCTCTTCCTCGCTCTCAGAGTCCTCCCCATGGATGAGCCTCACCAGGCCGAACCGGTTCTGGCCACTGTACATGCCGAACACCAGGTCATGTGAGAAGaggagcctctgggagccatcgctGCCGGACAGCGGGGGGGACCCGCCTGTCACCGGGGATGAGGGCTCCGCCGTATCCGCCATTGTTGTTGTCCGGAAGAGAACAGAGGAgcccctcatttctttatagtagttttattggaacaaatgaatctgacttcttcctttgcctacaaagagatgcagtatctatctatctatctatctatctatccatctttctgtctatcatgtatctattatatatctatctatccatctttctatctatcatgtatctattatatatctatctatccatctttctatctatcatgtatctattatatatctatccatctttctatctatcatgtatctattatatatctatccatctttctatctatcatgtatctattatatatctatctatccatctttctatctatcatgtatctattatatatctatctatccatctttctatctatcatgtatctattatatatctatccatctttctatctatcatgtatctattatatatctatccatctttctatcatgtatctattatatatctatctatcttgtatctatctatctatctatcatgtatcttctatatatctatcatgtatctatctatcatgtatctatccatctttctatctatcatgtatctattatatatctatctatcatgtatctatctatctgtctatcatgtatctatcatgtatctatctatctctctatcatgtatctattatctatatatttatcatgtatctatctatcacgtatctatcatgtatcatctatctattatctatcatgtatccatctattatctatctatctatctatctatcatgtatctgttatttatcatgtatctattatctatct is a window encoding:
- the LOC142270453 gene encoding (E3-independent) E2 ubiquitin-conjugating enzyme UBE2O-like, which encodes MADTAEPSSPVTGGSPPLSGSDGSQRLLFSHDLVFGTYSGQNRFGLVRLIHGEDSESEEEEDVVEEGASGGRRKGGVAGGGEQGSPASDPVGEASRFGPLKRGYVRVQWYPEGIRQDVKETKLKLEDRSLVPRDAVRRMSSKDGQCGTVIDVNIDCMVKVVGTSCFLYPVNSRDLQHIWPIMYGDYIVYDCWLGKVYDLKNQVILKLSNGARCSMSTEDASKLYDVCPHANDTGLFFDDSYGFYPGQVLIGPSKVFTNVQWLSGMKPVLSAKSKFRVGVEEVQVTELRITWITKSFCLGGSDSMDPPSSVITQENLHKVKRLGSFDHTQRQLGERCLYIFPTMVEPTKLLCESLEKNCLLGEMTSTRKQGEKLRERQIVKIISCTQEHTNPAELLKRHAFSTEIMEEGSLQDDPAPDKEMREAPRCEECSVRTQVLGNVQEMFQDLPIQPSEQDADDEAAEDTDDTSSVTSSASSTASSKSGSGPGRKKSIPLSIRNLKRKHKKKKKSKVYREFKTGDRVAVEIITTVSTADVMWQDGSVETSIRSNELIPIHHMDNNEFCPGDFVVDKRGHTLQDPCIYGVVQSGDHTGRTCVVKWIMLNSGATDVEVVGEEDDVSVYDIADHPDFHFRATDIVIYIGSSHADGSQPSVGQVARVDVSSKVEVIWADHSRTITLPQCLYNVESELDESFYDSVESSTSGASSDEWEDDSDSWETDNGLTEDEHSRVAAEAAEEAPNPSASAEQAPQTENDDPGQGTSVATVVVPGLVGKVNEKEGIVKSFKELKEAIKILESLKNMTVEQLLTGSPTSPIAEPEKFTREKKFLDDIKKLQENLKKTLDNVAIAEEEKMESAPEAEKDDKAEAQTPVRSEWPSDTPVLCQQCGGKPGVIFTSAKGEVFSVLETAPESHVFKKLEFQAPEAKKFFSTVRKEMALLATSLPDGIMVKTFEDRMDLFSAFIKGPTRTPYEDGLFLFDIQLPSIYPAVPPLFRYLSQCSGRLNPNLYDNGKVCVSLLGTWIGKGTERWTSKSSLLQVLISIQGLILVNEPYYNEAGFDSDRGLQEGYENSRCYNEMALIRVVQSMTLMLRRPVEVFQQEILEHFQSSGWRLAHRIETWLETNSVVEKNGEMSNGQEHPCIVPYSPTEPESTPESTLTSKDLDDSGCGASVSPGEAPRYSDLDNFGKGVVVSNTSPAEEPRGATGGAQPNVKPKKRRKSYRSFLPDKRGYPDIGFPLFPLSKGFIKSIQGVVGQYKAALLEAGILEPRAGRLTIPL